The window GCTTGCCACTACAATAATGGACCGAAAAGCAGAAGCCCGCTTTGCTTATAAGTCACAGGTACAGATAGAGGGGATAGAACCCCGGGATTCGGTGTGGGGACTCAACTATCCCCGTCAGCACCAGTCTTACATGCAAACCAAAGACACAACCTTTAAAAGCCTGTACAATACCAGTGGCCACAAAGATGCGCTGGAAGAGCAGCCTGAGCTGGTAGTACTCTGGGCAGGCTATGCTTTCAGTAAAGATTATAACCAGCCAAGGGGTCATGCCTACGCTGTAGAAGATATTCATAAAACCCTTCGTACCGGTGCACCTATGGAAAAAGGTGAGGGTGTGATGCCAAGCACCTGCTGGACCTGTAAAAGTACCGACGTACCCAGGCTGATGGATGAGATGGGTGTAACTGAGTACTACAGCAAAAAATTCTCAGACCTGGGTAGTGAGGTAATCAATCCCATTGGTTGCGCCGACTGCCACGACTCCAAAACCATGAACCTGACCATAACCCGTCCTGCACTGATAGAAGCATACGAGGCAATGGGTAAGGATATCAAACAAGCATCCCACCAGGAGATGCGGTCATTGGTTTGCGCCCAGTGTCACGTTGAATATTACTTCGATAAAAAAGTACCCGGTAAAGAGGGTGCTGCTTACCTGACCTTCCCCTGGAAAGATGGTATGGAAGTGGAAGCCATGGAAGCTTATTATGATGGTATTGATTTCAGTGACTGGGTGCACCCCATCAGCAAAGCTAAAATGATAAAGGCACAGCACCCTGATTTTGAGCTTTTCAAATCAAGTGTGCATGCTAAAAGAGGCGTATCCTGTGCCGACTGCCACATGCCTTTTAAAACAGAAGGCGGACAAAAATTCACAGATCACTACATAGGATCACCATTGGCGAATGTAGAAAACTCCTGCTTTGTGTGTCACAGAGAGAAAAAAGAAGACCTGATGACAGATGTTTACGATCGTCAGAAGAAGATAAAAGAAGGTACCAGCTACTTGCAAAAGCAAATAGCCAAAGCACACATAGAAGCTAAAAAGGCATGGGATCTTGGTGCTACAGAGGCCCAGATGGCAGAAATTTTAAAAGGTATCCGCCATGCACAGTGGCGCTGGGATTTTGCAGTGGCCTCACATGGTGCTGCTTTCCACGCCCCGCTCGAGACCAGCAGGATTGTTTCTTCAGCTACCGGTAAAATTCAGGAGTCAAGAATTGAACTGTCTCGCCTGCTGGCAGAACTGGGCCACAACAAACCTGTAGAAATGCCTGACTTTACCAGCAAAGTGGCCATGCAGCAGTACATAGGGCTGGATATACCTGCAGAAATAGCCAACAAAGCCAAATATCTGGATCAGGTAGTGCCGCAGTGGCTCAAGGAGGGTAAATCCCGGGAAGCAAGCACCAAAGTTGTAAAGGCTGCGACTGCCAATAATTAGTCACTGTGCGTAAATACCTCTAAAAAAGACTAACACCCTTAGATTGATACCCCCGATGAAGAATTTTGTGATATCAGGTATACTGGGCATGGCTTGTCTGTTCACAAACACTGCACTGGCTCAGTTCAGTGTAGACGGACAACTTGTTCAGAGAGGTGAGTACCGTCATGGGTATGGCAGGCTCATCAGTGAATCTGACGATGCGGCAGTATTTATTGGGCAGAGAGCCAGACTGAATGCACAATATAAGATGGATAAGTTCAGCTTTTATGTAAGCGTGCAGGATGTTCGGGTTTGGGGCAGTACACCACAAATAAAAGCAACAGACCCTTATTTGTCTGTACATGAAGCCTGGGCAGAAACCAGGCTGGGCAGTCAGTTTAGTATTAAACTTGGCCGGCAGGAGCTGAATTATGACAATGCCCGTTTCCTGGGTAACCTCGACTGGGCCCTACAAGGCAGAGCACATGATTTTGCGCTTGCCAAATGGGAAAAGGAAAACATGAAACTGCACTTTGGTGCTGGTTATAACCAGGATGCAGAGAAACTTAGCGGAAGGCTGTTTACCACCCCTAACCAGTATAAAACTGCCCAGTTTGTGCGCTATGAAAATGCAGTGGGTAACTTTAGCTACGCCATGCTTTTCTGGAACGATGGCAGACAATATACCATAACTGATGTTCTGAACCAGGTGGTTGATGAGGGCATCCGTTACAGGCAGACCCTGGCTTTGCCCACGCTTAAGTTTCAACTCAACAACACCACTTTTTCAGGTTATTATTATCAGCAGCTGGGTAAAGATGTGGCAGGCAGGAAAGTTCAGGCCTTTGATGCCAACCTACAGGTATCGCATATAACAGATCTCAATACTGAAAAAGGCAGCAAACTTAGGATTACCGCAGGTGTGGAATTGCTTAGTGGTACTGATAACAACAGCTCCGATAACGTCAACCGATCATTTGCACCTCTATATGGTACAAACCACGCCCACAATGGCTATATGGATATGTTCTTTGTAGGCGGACGCCATGAAAATTCAGTAGGCCTGCAGGACCTTTTTCTGCGCCTGCGCTATGATGTGAACACTAAACTCTTTACCTCCTTGAACGGCCATAGGTTCAGTGCCTTTGCCGATGTTTACAATGAGCAGGTAAAAGTAGACAGCGGCTTAGGTTATGAGATTGATCTTAGCCTGGGCTACTTAATCAATGATGCAGTTTCACTGCAAAGTGGCTATAGCCAGTTGTTTGCATCAGATACTTTTACAACACTGCAGGGCCTGCAAAATGCAAGCAGCAATCAAAATTGGGCCTACCTGATGATGATTTACCGCCCAACAATGAAAAATAGATTTATAGGATTACTCTTCTGATCCTGTAATCAAAGATTTATGAAATAGATCAACCACTCAACTAGCAGTAATTCCGGGAAGCGCAAAGAATGGCCAATCCATTCTCCGTTTCCCAGAAATTAAACTTTAAATCTCCTGAAGCTTTACTGGGAATTTAAGCCAGGGGCGAGAGAAAATGAGAGCTACAGCCAAAGGCTGCAGCCCTACTGACAGAAAAGATTTTGTGAAGGATAAGGAATAGAATAGAACTGGAGTTAAGCGAAATGATAAAGCACCTATTTTCAACAAAAGTATCTTTCGTGCTCATGATAGCATTTTCTGTGGCTATGGCTGTAGCCACTTTCATAGAAAATGACTATGGTACGGCAGTGGCAAGAGCCGCTGTTTACGAAAGCTGGTGGTTTGAAGTAATTATGATCTGGCTGGCGATCAACTTCATTGCCCACATCGATAAGTATAAGCTCATAAACCGGAAAAGATGGCCTGTAGGACTCTTTCATATTGCATTCGTAATTATCATAGTGGGCGCCGGTGTTACCCGCTACTTTGGCAGTGAAGGCAGCATTCATATCAGGGAGGGAGAGATGGGACACACCTTTCATTCCACCACCAATTACCTGCAGCTTGCCCAGGCTAAGCAGGAGCCTTCAGATATTCGCTACGAGCGGCCTGTTTCTTTATCTGCCTACAACTTTAAGTCTAAATCGGTAGAGGCAACACTGAATGAGCAGGAGTTCAGGGTGCATTTCGATGAATTTATACGAGGGGCACATGAAAACTTTGAATCCGGACCAGATACGCTTATAGACATTGCCATTGCAGTAGGAACGGGTCGGGAGGATTACCTGATCAGGAAAGGAGAAAATTTGCAATTTGGCGAAACCACTTTATCTGCCCTCAATACAGGAGATTCAGGTATTCAGCTATTCAGAGAGGATAGTACCTGGATGATCACCAGCCCCAAAAGTCTGCACCTGGTAGAAATGAACTCTCAGAAAATGGGTGTGCTGAAAGCGGGAGAAAAGATGCCCCTGCAGTTGCGTACCCTCTACCAGACTGATAGTGCTGCATTCATGGTTAAAGGTATTTATGAAGGCAAACAGCTGATATATACTGCTGAAAAGGACGAGAAGCTGGCAAAAAACCTGCCGACCATGGTGAAGCTAAGGGTGGAAGATAAAGGTGGAAATGAACTACTGAATACTTACACCGCTATGGTGAGCCAGAATCCCAAGCGACATGTGTTTTTTGCCGGAGGAGAGAAGTATACATTGGCGTATGGACCGAGGGAGGAAATGCTGCCTTTTGCGCTTAAACTAAGAGCCTTTGAGCTGGAACGTTATCCCGGCAGCCAAAGCCCGTCCAGCTACGCCAGTGAGGTGAGTGTAATAGATCGCGATAAAAGCTTCCCTTTCAGGGTGTTTATGAATAATGTGCTCGATTATAAAGGCTATCGCTTTTACCAGGCCTCTTACGATACTGACGAGAAAGGAACTGTTTTATCTGTTAGCCAGGACAGGCCTGGTACTTATATTACCTATTTAGGTTACACGCTACTCACGCTGGGCATGTTCCTAACCCTCTTTGCAAAAGGAAGCAGGTTTAATATCCTGAACATCCGCCTAAAATCACTCAATAACACAAAAGGCTTAATGGTGGTGGCAGCCCTGTTGTTTAGCCTGCAGCTTAGCGCCCATGAAACAACATTGCCAGATGTGCGCAAATCTGTGATCCCTGCAGAACATGCCGGGGCCTATGGCCGCCTGGTGGTACAGGATCTGGACGGGCGGATGAAGCCCCTCAACACACTGGCGAACGAAATAGCCAGGAAGCTTAGCGGAACCTCTACCATTACCATAAAGCAGGAGAATGGCGATCTTAAGCTTAATGCCGAGCAGTTTTTGCTCTCTGTACAGCTCAATCCTGCAGAGTTCAGCAGCCTTCCACTGATAAAAATAGATACTAAAAAGTCTGCAGAAATATTTAAGGCACTTGGGCACCCGCCGGTAAGCAGCCTTAGCTTTAAAGAGTTTCTGGATATTGAGGGCAGGTATCTGCTGCAGGAGCTGGTAGAGGAAGCAAACCGGCTTAAACCAGGAGAACGGAATGAAGGCCATAAGGAGCTTCTAAAGGTTGATGAACGCTTCAATATTATGTATGCCGTATTCAGCGGTGATTTTTTAAGACTGTTCCCAAACAGGCTTGATAAAAATAACTCCTGGTTCACTGCACATCAGTACGACAGGGGATTTGACCCGGAAGATGGGATGTTTGTAAAGAACATCACGCCACTCTATATGTCGGCCCTGTTAAAAGGTACCAGTTCCGGAGACTGGCAGGAAGCAGATGAGATTCTGAATTACATAAACCTGTACCAGCAGAAAGCAGGGGTTAATGTATATCCATCACAAAACCAGCTGAAGGCAGAGCTGTTTTACAACAAGCTTAACCTAGGTAACCGTTTATTTGGTATGTTCTGGCTGTTAGGCATTTTCATGATGGGTCTGGCTATTGTAAAGCTGTTTAGTACACCAAAATGGCTCAACTATAGCTGGAGCACCGGATTGGCACTGGCCTGGGCAGGTTTTTCTGCATTTACCTTTCACCTGGCGCTGCGCTGGTATATTGCAGGCCATGCTCCCTGGAGCGATGGCTTTGAAATGCTGATTTTCGTAGCCTGGGGTGTGCTGTTATTTGGTTTGCTGTTTGGTAACCGCTCGCACTTTACTGTGCCGCTTGGGGTATTGTTTTCAGGCACACTGCTGTTTGTGGCTTTTCTGGACTGGTTAAATCCTGAAATAACAAACCTGATGCCGGTTCTGAACTCTTATTGGCTAAAGATTCACGTAGCCATTATTGTGAGTGGCTACGCACCCCTTGCGCTAGCTGCTATCATGGCACTGCTTACCCTGTTATTGCTGCTGTTTAAACCTAAAGTGCCAACAGCCAGGTGGTGGAGGAGTATGCAGGAGCTTAGTATTGTAAACGAAATGGCCATTACTATCGGGCTCTTCCTGCTAGCGGTAGGCACTTTTTTGGGCGGTGTATGGGCAAACGAAAGCTGGGGCCGTTACTGGGCCTGGGACCCAAAAGAAACTTGGGCGCTGATATCTGTGATGATCTACGGTTTTATTCTCCACTTAAGGCTCATCCCAAAACTGAAGAATGCCATTGTATTCAATGTTGCAAGCCTGTGGGCATTTTCTTCCGTAATCATGACCTCTTTTGGGGTAAATTACTACCTCTCTGGATTGCATTCTTATGCCCAGGGAGATCCTGTGCCGGTGCCTGTGTGGATCTATTGGCTGGTTGCCATTCTGGCCATGATAACCATTCTGGCCATAGTAAAATATAGAAGCTTAACTGAAAAGGAACAGAAAGATCTGCTGGCAGTGTAATGGGCAGCTAATCCAGATCAGTATCATCATCTATCTTCTATTTATAATAGCTTTCAGTTTCAGAAACTAAAGTAATCTGGCTGAGAGCCCTCATGAAAGAAGCAGTCACCCAACAATATATAAGGCCCTAATTAAAAAGCCCTGCTCCAGAGTGGGGCAGGGCTTTGTTCACATGCAGTCATTGAAAGGATTATTTACGGATGCCCATCAGTTTGCTGATTTTATTCGGTTTCTCATGGTGTTTATGCCCCGGTTCGTAGATCAGCCTTAAAAAAGAGCTTAAGCGCTGATTTTCTCTGTGTATAGGAATTCCCGCTACAATACCTACCAGCAAATTGTCGGCAATCCCCACCCGCATCTGTGGGCGTATGGTCATATCGAAATCATGACTGCTGATTTCTTTATTAAACTCAACTCCCATAAAATTCCGGGACCCCCTGATCATATAATGGAAGTTTGTATTTACCTGCCAGGTAGTGTGCAGGGAATTATCACCAAAATGATGCTCAACAACTGGTCCTGAATACACCAGGGTATGATATGATTCTCCCCAGCGTTTTGCTGCTACAAAAAATGGGTTATATACCTGCCCGTTTACCAGGTTTTCTTTTCCATAATTGTTGAATTCGGTAAATTCGAATTCATGTATATAGCCAAGCGCCAATGATGTTTTGAGCTGTTCAGATACAAAAAAGGAGTACTGTGCCGCCAGTTTCAGGCTATTTAATTTTGAACTTGGTACAGTTTCACCTGGCTCACTACCCTGGGGTTTGTAATAAAATGAAAAAGGAACTTCTACCTCCAGGCCCAGTCGGTGTATAGGTGCCCATTCGTATTCTACCAGTGCTTCATATTCATCAAACTGGCCATTATCAATAAGACCAACACCAACGTTCCATTCTTTTTCGCCTTTTCTGGCTCCTAAGTCACGGATGAGGTCTATATATAAAGGTTCGGCATGGAGTACTTTCGGTGGTTCGTTTTTCTTTACCGGATCTACAGTTACCTTCCAGTGACTGCTATCAGGCACAGCCTGATGCGTTTCACCGGTTTGTGCCAGTAATTTACCCGATGCTAACAATAAAGGAAATAATAAGAATACAGATCTCATACAATGATTCAACTTCACTAGTTTGCTTTTTGCCTGATTGTTTTGATGTGCTGTGCATTTCCCAGGTAAGAATCCTGGTAAAACTCTACAAGCCCTGTCTCAAGGTTATACATGGCGCCAATCACAGCGATCTCCCCCTGCTCAACCATCTGCTCCAGAATATAGCTTCTTTCTACAATAGCATTCACTGTGCGTTTTACATTGATGGCGGCTACATTTTCTACAAACTCTTCATTGGCAGAGTTGCGATTCTGCTGATCGAGCGTAGTGGTTTCCTGGTAAACGGCAGGCTGTAATTTGGCCAGCAATTCTGTGAGGTTACCCATTTCCACATGATCACAGGCACCCTTTACAGCCCCGCATCTGCTATGCCCCAGTACTACCAGAAGCTTTGAACCGGCAAGCTTGCAAGCAAATTCCATGCTGCCAATAATATCTGTGTTTACAATATTGCCGGCAATCCGAATAGAAAAGATATCGCCTAAACCCTGGTCAAAAATCAGCTCGGCAGATGTTCTGCTGTCAATACAGCTCAAAATGGTGGCAAAAGGCCACTGTCCATTGCGGGTCTCATTAGCCTGTTGCAGGATATCTCTGTTTCGCTTAAGGTTATTGACAAAGCGCAGATTGCCTTCTTTCAATAATTGAAGTGCCTTATCAGGCGTGATGTTCGACTGTGTCTCTTTGGTATGTGCTTGCATTTGGAACAGAATTTATATGACTGGAACTGCTGATTTTGTATGCATCTCTGAAACCAACCAGTTGTACCTGTATATGCTTATCCCTGGAGCCTGCTTCCAGGAAGTTTTTGATTAGCTGCAGTACATCATGGTCTATATAAACAGTATTAGAGGCATCTATCACCACTTTACTATTTTCCGGTAGGTGAATGAGGGTTTGTTTAATGGCTGCCTTGTTCAGGAAGGATACCTCCTGGGCCAGGTCAATCCATATGGTTTCTCCTTCGTGATGCTCCTCCTTTTTAAAGAAGTAGGCAAGTTTAAGATTGCATTTCAGGATGAAGAAAATACTTACGGCTAATCCGATGGCAACCCCCACCAGCAGATCGGTGAACACAACCGCCAGTACCGTGATCAAAAAGGGGATAAACTGGTATTTTCCACTGTGCCACATGTGGCTGAACACAGCCGGACTTGCCAGTTTGTAGCCAATCATGATCAAAACGGCGGCCAGGGTAGCCAGCGGAATTTTGTTCAGGAGGGCAGGAATGGCCAGTACCGCCAGCATCAGAAACACACCATGCGAAATAGCTGCAATTTTAGTTCTGCCACCTGAGTTTACATTGGCAGATGTTCTGACAATCACCGAGGTGATCGGAATACCGCCCAGTAAACCGCTAAGTATATTTCCCACGCCCTGTGCTTTAAGCTCTGTGTTGGTATTGGTAAACCTTTTCAACGGATCAAGCTTGTCGGCAGCCTCTATTGATAAAAGGGATTCAACACTGGCTACTACTGCAATGGTTACTGCCACAATCCATACATCGGTATTGCCCAATGCAGAAAAATCAGGGCTGGTAAACAGGCTGGTAAATTCGTGTAGCGAGGCAGGTATGGGAAGGTTTACCAGGTGTTCCTGACCAATTGCATATGGTGAACCTACTGCTTTGAATATTTCATTTAAAACCGTACCGGCAATAACTGCTACCAGGGCCCCTGGTAATGCTTTCAGTTTTTTCAGAAACTCAACTCTGGTAAAAGCAATAAGAATAGCCAGGGAGAGCAGTGTAACCAGTATAGCACCTACATGCAAATAATTTAATGTTGCCAGAAGGGCAGAAAAGGTGTTTTGGCCTGTTTCAGCTTCTACAAAAGATAAGTCACCTTCGGGAACAGCATCATAACCAATAGCATAGGGGATCTGCTTTAAAATAATGATAATACCTATGGCTGTGAGCATTCCTTCAATAACATTGGAAGGAAAGTAATTAGAGATGGTGCCGGCCTTGGCAAAGCCCAGTATTAGCTGAATGATACCAGCAATCACAACAGCCACCAAAAAGGTTTCGTAGGTTCCCAAGCCGGTAATAGCTCCCAGCACAATTGCCGTTAGGCCTGCTGCTGGTCCGGAAACACTTAGCTGTGAACCGCTAAGTGTACCAATCACAATACCCCCGATCACACCGGAAATAATACCGGCAAATAAAGGGGCGCCGCTGGCCAGGGCAATTCCCAAACAAAGCGGCAGTGCGATCAGAAAGACAACAGAGCCTGCTAATATATCAGATTTTAAGTACTTAAGATTGAGATTCATTTTTTGCACCACATGTTAACTGGTGCAAAACTGATCTTAAGCAGCTTAAAAAGGCCTTAAAACGGATAAAATTTAACTTAAAGGTAAGGAAATACTGAAAGTATTAGAATTGTATGTTTCGGAAACATAAGAAATTTCGCCCCTGTGCAGGGCAAGTATTTTATGCACAAATACCAGGCCCAGGCCAAAACCTCTCTTGCCTTTGCTGTTTTCTCCCCTGAAGAAATGCTGAAAAAGAAAGCTGTGTTCCTTGTCGCTGATAATAGCACCATTATTTGTGAAATCGATTTGTAGCTTATCCGGAGCAGTTTTTATTGCAATTTTAGCTTTGTTGTCGTTGCTGTACTGCATACAGTTGATCATAAGGTTCGAGAGTGCAGCTTTTAGTAAACGATCGTTTGCCAGAACTGTAAGGTTGCTTTCAAACTCAGTGTTGCAGGCATAATCTATACTGAACTGAAAGTCGGGGTTTAGTTTGTTAAGCTCATCGGCAAGATCAAAAATCATCTCATCTACCCGCACATGAGTATGTAAGGAAAGGTTGCCGGATTCGGTTTTTGCAATTTCCAGTAATGAATTGATGATCTCGCTGAGATTCATCGTTTCATGCTTCTGGTTTCTGATCATTTCCTTCACCTTATCCAGATCTGTTTCTTTTTCTATTTTTTCAAGATTCGAAACCAATATGGCAATGGGAGTTTTTAACTCATGCGATATATGATGAACGGCATGCTTCTGAAAGGAGTAAGCTTCGTTCATTCTTTTCATAAGCTCATTAAACCGCTGTGTTAGAATTGCCACCTCATTTCTAGTGCCGGGTTCTGCGAATGAAGCTGGCTTTACGCTAAAATCATAATCCTTGATCTTACTGGTAAGCGTCACAATTGGGTTTGTGATTTTCTTCGACAGGTAATATGACATGAAAATGACTACTACCGATATGCCCAGAAACGTAAGTGACAGCACATATCTGAGATAATTCAGATTATGATATCCTGTTACATCGTATGCTTTACTGATGCCAAAATAGCGCCCGTTTCCCAGATCATGATACATGCCTACAACATCATATAAACCATCTTTAAGCTCTATCCAGGGATTGGTAGCAGAAAGTGTATCCAGCATCTGCCGGGTGTAAGGAATGCTGGTGTCGTCAATACTGGCGTAAATCAGTTTTTTGTCTTCATTGAAGATCAGCAGCTTTTCATCGTAAAGCTCGTTGATGGTGATTTGGTCCATGGATTGGATCAGTCTTTCATCAATACCCCTTATTTCTGTAAGAAATCTAAGCGTGGTGGTAATTTTATCCTTTTGCTGTTGCTGAAATTCCTCCTCACGGTATTCATAAAACAGGGTATAAATAAAAATTAGTGCAATACCCACCAGCACAATAGTTACAACAGAAAAATACAGCAGTATTTTTTTCCTAATACTCATTGTTCTTCAAAATAGTAACCAAATCCAATTTTGGTTTTGATGGAATCCTTGTTGAAGGGTTTGTCAATTTTTTTTCGAAGAAAATTGATGTATACCTCAATGGTATTGGTATTGGTATCAACGGCATTTCCCCAAATTTCTTTGATGAGGTCTTTTTTAGCTACTATTTCACCCCTGGCACTGATCAGGCGCAACAGAATCTGATACTCTCTTGGGGTAAGCATGATTTCCGTAGCCTGGCGGCTTACTTTTTTGTTGCCCGGTTCAATCAAAATATCTCCCGCTGTAATCGTGGCATTAAGATCCCTGACACTGGTATCTAAAACTCTTCGCTTTAGCAGGGAGTTGATTCTTAATGCCAGCTCCTTCATGTAAAAAGGCTTGGTCAGGAAATCATCGGCCCCACAATCATAGCCCATTACCTTATCCTCAATCTGATCGAAGGCTGTCAGCATTAGAACCGGTGTATCAAGATTGTATTTTCTGAATTCTCTGCACAACTCATAACCATTTTTATAAGGAACGTTAATGTCCATGATAATGCAGTCATACTTAGTCTTTTTAAGTATTTTTTCAGCAATCAAACCATCAAATGCTGTTTCAACGATCATGGATTCTTCCGTCAGGGCTTCCTTGATGTTATTATTAAGGGTGGGGTCATCTTCTACCACCAATATCTTGTTCATAGCACTTGGTTTATGGCTTAAATTATAAAATAACTGCTTTCCGGCAGCGGCAAATGCTGATTCCATATTATCCACAGCTGTACCAGGTGGGTAGGTTAACTGCCCTATACTGAACTGTAAGCGCATATCAGCACCAGGGTAATGCAGTTAAAGGCAGTAATCACACAGGCAGGTTGCTGAAACATTCATGAATGGTTAACAGAAAAAAATGCCTTTACATGCAGCAGTAGGGTAATTATTTTGCTAGACCTTCTTTATCTGCCGGTATTCTGATCTCGTATGTACTTTTTCTGGGCACGTTCAGCTTATAGGAGCTGCTGTTGTTAAACCAGGGATTGAGCAACCGAAGCTCTTTATAGGTAGTATTCCTGTTTTTTGCAAAAGTCACCAGGTCATCAATATCCTTGTCTACAGTTTCTAAATAGTAGGTGTAGGGCTGATATTTATCTTCCGGCTTCAGGAAATAACCATAGGCTTCCGGGTTTTCCAGGATCAGCTTAAAGGCCAGAATCCTGTATACATAACGTGCTGTTTCCTGGTTAAGGTGCAGGTCGAAGAAGTTATCGGACTGCTGATCTCTCAGTGCTTTTTGAATGCCACTCACTCCTCTGTTGTAAGAGGCAGCTACAAGCGTCCAGCTACCAAACTGCTCATAAGCCCATCTAAAATACCTGCAGGCAGCTTCGGTAGAAAGTTTAGGGTCGCGGCGCATGTCCACATCCTTGTCGATGTGGAGGTTAAAATCCTTTGCAGTGGCTTCCATAAACTGCCACATGCCCGTAGCACCTACATATGATTCGGCATTGTTGTCCAGCTCGCTTTCTGCTACACCCAGGTAAATAAAATCTGAAGGTACCCCATTTTCTCTTAGTGTAGTTTCTACCAGCGGCCGCCATCGTTCTATATTTTTAAGGGCTAACATGGTGCGTGAATGCCGGAACATGTTAACAGTCAGCTCGTTTTCAAGTGCTTCTCTGACATCAGTACGGTGCAGTGGTATGTTTTCGCCGGCAAAGGAAATGGATTGGGGCAGTGGAGGGGTAGTGATGAACTGTGGTGCACTTAAGTGAGAAGAGTCGCCTACCACAACCTGTACTTCGGTGCTTTTATCACTAAAGTTCTGCGTGCCATCATTCTCTATGCTGTTACCCGTATTACAGGCAGTCATCAATACACTGGCAAAGAGGGGGAGTAAAGTTCTGTTCAGGTGTGTCAAGGTTGAAACGATTTGGATGTTAAACCTATGCTGTTGTTTAGGTAGCTGGCAGTAAGATTGTTATAACAAAGTTAATGGCAAATGAATTAAACCTATGTAGTAGCTACAAGAACCTTATGGCAAAGGAAGAAAAAAGAGAAAAAATCTTACCGGAAAGCAGGTATGACAAAGGCTACAAGGAAGCACGCAGAACATTTCTAAAGCAATCATCACTGCTCACAGCGCTGGCACTGGCACCACCGGCTGTAGTAAAGGCCGCAGAAGCAGGTCTGGATGAAAAAGTAGCAGATAGGTTTGAAAAGGTGCCGATAAGCCTGGAGATTAATGGAGAGCTGAAAAAGCTATCGGTAGAGCCAAGAACAACCTTACTGGACCTGCTGCGGGAGCAGCTGGATTTAACCGGTACCAAAAAAGGCTGCGACTACGGGCAGTGTGGTGCCTGTACAGTACTTGTAAATGGTCAGCGCATCAACTCATGCCTTAGCCTGGCCGTAATGCAGGAGGGTAAAAAGATTACCACCATAGAAGGGCTGGCGAATGGTGATGAACTGCACCCCATGCAGGCCGCCTTTATCGAATACGATGGTTTTCAGTGCGGCTACTGCACACCGGGACAAATTATGTCGGGGGTGGCCTGTATCCGCGAAGGGCATGCAAATTCTGATGAGGAGATCAGGGAGTATATGAGCGGAAATATTTGCCGCTGCGGGGCTTATCCTAACATTGTAAAAGCAATTGCTGCAGTTAAAAAAGAGGGCAAGAAGGTATGATTCCATTTCAGTATGTAAGGCCAGCCAGG of the Flammeovirgaceae bacterium 311 genome contains:
- a CDS encoding (2Fe-2S)-binding domain-containing protein (COG2080 Aerobic-type carbon monoxide dehydrogenase, small subunit CoxS/CutS homologs), with the protein product MAKEEKREKILPESRYDKGYKEARRTFLKQSSLLTALALAPPAVVKAAEAGLDEKVADRFEKVPISLEINGELKKLSVEPRTTLLDLLREQLDLTGTKKGCDYGQCGACTVLVNGQRINSCLSLAVMQEGKKITTIEGLANGDELHPMQAAFIEYDGFQCGYCTPGQIMSGVACIREGHANSDEEIREYMSGNICRCGAYPNIVKAIAAVKKEGKKV